DNA sequence from the Cellulophaga sp. HaHaR_3_176 genome:
TGGGTTTACTTTTCAAACATCAAACTTGGCGGCGGTTGTTCTAATGGTTTATATAGCGCGTTATTTGACAAAAATTAAGGATAAAAAAATCACATTTAAAGAAAGTATACTCCCGTTGTGGATACCTGTTTTTTTAGTGTTGATACTAATATTACCGGCTAATTTTTCAACAGCAGCAATTATCTTTTTTATGGTAATGGTGCTTTGCTTTTTAGGTGGTTATCCTATAAAGTATTTGTTGGGAATTATAGGTAGTGGTTTTTTAATACTTACATTATTTATTTTAACAGCTAAAGCGGCTCCAGATTTATTTCCAAACCGTGTTACAACCTGGGAAAATAGAATAGGTAGTTTTTTAAATGGAGAGGATGATGAGTCTGATTATCAAATACAAAATGCCAAAATTGCAATTGCAACAGGTGGTATTATAGGTAAAGGCGCTGGTAAAAGTGTGCAGAAAAACTTTTTACCGCAAAGTTCATCTGATTTTATTTATGCCATAATTGTTGAAGAATACGGTTTGGTAGGTGGTTTAATTTTGGTTTTTTTTTATTTGTTGCTGCTTTTTAGAATTGTGGTAGTTGCTAATGGTAATGATACAATTTTCGGAAAACTAATAGTAGTAGGTGTAGGCTTGCCGATAGTTTTTCAGGCATTTATAAATATGGCAGTTGCGGTAGAATTATTTCCTGTTACAGGACAAACATTGCCATTAATTAGTAGTGGAGGAACCTCCACTTGGATGACTTGTTTGGCAATAGGCATAATATTAAGTGCAAGTAATAAAGATGGTATTGCAGAAGTTAGGTCTGCAGATATAGATGATACGAACCCTTTAGAAGTTTTAAGTGGACAATTATAAATTTATACTTTCAGGAGGAGGAACAGGTGGACATATTTATCCGGCAATTGCTATTGCGAATGAATTAAAGCGAAGGCACCCAAATGCTGAGTTTTTATTTGTTGGTGCAAAAGATAGAATGGAGATGGAGAAAGTACCTAATGCAGGGTACAAAATTGAAGGATTGTGGATTAGTGGATTGCAAAGGAAATTGACATTCAAAAATATGATGTTCCCTTTTAAATTAATAAGTAGTTTGATAAGAGCAAATGGCATAGTTAAAGAGTTTAAACCTGATGTTGTAATTGGTACGGGTGGCTTTGCTAGTGGTCCGCTTTTAAAAAGAGCATCAGCAATAGGAATATCATGTGTACTACAAGAGCAGAATTCTTATGCAGGTGTAACGAATAAGTTGTTGGCTAAAAAAGCAAAGAAAATTTGTGTTGCTTATGATGGTATGGAACGGTTTTTTCCTGCAGATAAAATTATAAAAACTGGTAATCCTGTTCGTGGAGATTTAGTCGAAATGAATACAGATAAAAATGAAGCAATTTCATTTTTTGGATTAGAAGCAGGTAAGCCGACTTTAGTTGTTTTGGGAGGTAGTTTAGGAGCTAGACGTATCAATCAATTAGTAGAAAAAGAATTGAATTTCTTTGAGCAATTAGGAGTTCAGTTGATATGGCAATGCGGTAAACTGTATTACGAAGAGTATAAAAAATATACATCTGACACAGTAAAAGTTTTTGATTTTTTAAACAAAATGGACTTTACCTATGCAGCAGCTGATATTGTAATTTCTAGAGCTGGAGCAGGTTCTGTTTCAGAGTTGTGTATTGTTGGTAAGCCAGTAGTTTACATTCCGTCACCAAATGTGGCAGAAGATCATCAAACTAAAAATGCAACAGCATTGGCAGTAAAAAATGCTGCGCTATTAATTAAAGAAAAAGATTTAGATGTGCAGTTTGAAAGTGTTTTTTCTGCATTGTATAAAGATAAAAGTAAGCAGAGGCAATTAGGAGAAAATTGTAAGCAGATGGCAATGCCAAACGCAACAATTGCAATCGTTGATGAAA
Encoded proteins:
- a CDS encoding FtsW/RodA/SpoVE family cell cycle protein, with the translated sequence MDFFNKIKGDKAIWAIVALLALFSFLPVYSASSNLVYVVGNGTSTTFSFLFKHGFLLALGFGIIYGVHRIPTHFFKGLSLIAMPIVLLLLVYTLAQGTTIGGANASRWIRLPLVGFTFQTSNLAAVVLMVYIARYLTKIKDKKITFKESILPLWIPVFLVLILILPANFSTAAIIFFMVMVLCFLGGYPIKYLLGIIGSGFLILTLFILTAKAAPDLFPNRVTTWENRIGSFLNGEDDESDYQIQNAKIAIATGGIIGKGAGKSVQKNFLPQSSSDFIYAIIVEEYGLVGGLILVFFYLLLLFRIVVVANGNDTIFGKLIVVGVGLPIVFQAFINMAVAVELFPVTGQTLPLISSGGTSTWMTCLAIGIILSASNKDGIAEVRSADIDDTNPLEVLSGQL
- the murG gene encoding undecaprenyldiphospho-muramoylpentapeptide beta-N-acetylglucosaminyltransferase, with translation MDNYKFILSGGGTGGHIYPAIAIANELKRRHPNAEFLFVGAKDRMEMEKVPNAGYKIEGLWISGLQRKLTFKNMMFPFKLISSLIRANGIVKEFKPDVVIGTGGFASGPLLKRASAIGISCVLQEQNSYAGVTNKLLAKKAKKICVAYDGMERFFPADKIIKTGNPVRGDLVEMNTDKNEAISFFGLEAGKPTLVVLGGSLGARRINQLVEKELNFFEQLGVQLIWQCGKLYYEEYKKYTSDTVKVFDFLNKMDFTYAAADIVISRAGAGSVSELCIVGKPVVYIPSPNVAEDHQTKNATALAVKNAALLIKEKDLDVQFESVFSALYKDKSKQRQLGENCKQMAMPNATIAIVDEIEKLLKK